From Salvia splendens isolate huo1 chromosome 3, SspV2, whole genome shotgun sequence, a single genomic window includes:
- the LOC121793841 gene encoding calmodulin-binding protein 60 B-like: MAPKRQLSQEGDQLQNKRRHFFPNISGTSRYRNLEELAPMLEPVIRNWVKEEVGSAIDRVYLNAESERRSLCLRFESRLPTTIFTGNKIGTSPVKISLYEPSCDKIVASGPYSKMKVGVVVVQGGFDGEECTAKEFDSNVVQSRQGKRPLLNGEAIVALKDGVGYIHNLSFTDNSRWDRTGTFRLGLRVHSSSSSGSGSGEASVREGVSNAFKVKDQRGESYQKHHPPQLNDQVWRLERIGKNGACHKQLTKLGISNVGDLLRSLAMNPVSVRNALGKISNKKWEIIVRHAAECVLDDKKYIYMNAQGIGTSLMFNSIYSLIGVAFDGRTYIPMHSLPAYQRKAVEELKQRAFENLSSWLICEADLNMLPQTLGQGEVEMEMNTHHPTLENVSFEMGDASQMEGFNVTFNN; this comes from the exons ATGGCGCCAAAACGACAGCTCTCACAGGAGGGTGACCAACTCCAGAATAAACGTCGCCATTTCTTCCCCAA taTATCAGGGACCAGCAGATACCGGAATCTTGAAGAATTGGCTCCCATGTTGGAACCCGTCATTCGGAATTGG GTGAAAGAGGAGGTGGGCAGTGCAATAGATCG TGTATACTTGAATGCTGAAAGTGAGAGGAGGAGTCTGTGTTTGCGGTTTGAGAGTAGGCTGCCGACCACTATTTTTACAGGAAACAAGATTGGGACAAGCCCGGTGAAAATCTCCTTGTACGAACCAAGCTGCGACAAAATTGTAGCGTCGGGTCCGTATTCTAAAATGAAGGTGGGTGTAGTGGTGGTGCAGGGTGGCTTCGATGGCGAGGAATGCACAGCGAAGGAGTTTGACAGCAATGTTGTGCAGAGCAGGCAAGGGAAAAGGCCACTGTTGAACGGGGAGGCGATTGTAGCGTTGAAGGATGGAGTAGGCTACATCCACAACCTCTCCTTCACGGATAACTCCAGATGGGATAGGACTGGCACGTTCCGCTTGGGACTCAGAGTCCATTCTAGTTCTagttctggttctggttctggtgaAGCGAGTGTTAGAGAAGGTGTTAGCAACGCCTTCAAAGTCAAAGATCAACGCGGAGAAT CTTATCAGAAGCATCATCCGCCGCAGTTGAATGATCAAGTGTGGCGCTTGGAGAGGATAGGTAAAAACGGCGCATGCCATAAACAGCTCACCAAACTTGGCATTTCCAACGTTGGAGATTTGTTGAGGTCGCTTGCCATGAATCCGGTGTCAGTACGCAAT GCACTTGGTAAGATCTCCAACAAGAAATGGGAGATAATAGTGAGACACGCTGCTGAGTGCGTCTTAGACGACAAGAAATATATTTACATGAATGCGCAAGGGATAGGGACTTCCCTGATGTTCAACTCCATCTACAGCCTCATTGGAGTTGCATTTGATGGCCGCACTTATATCCCTATGCATAGTCTCCCCGCTTATCAACGG AAAGCGGTGGAGGAGCTGAAGCAGCGCGCTTTTGAAAACTTAAGCAGCTGGTTAATTTGTGAAGCTGATCTTAACATGCTTCCTCAAACTCTGGGACAAG GTGAGGTGGAGATGGAGATGAATACTCATCATCCAACGCTCGAAAATGTGTCGTTTGAGATGGGAGATGCTTCGCAAATGGAAGGATTCAATGTGACATTTAACAACTAG
- the LOC121797205 gene encoding GDP-fucose transporter 1-like — translation MALIRLEAPKQYYATSSLVIGYALCSSLLAVINKFAITKFNYPGLLTALQYLTSAAGVWILGKFGFLHHDPFNLDTAKKFLPAALVFYLAIFTNTNLLRHANVDTFIVFRSLTPLLVAVADTAFRKQPCPSKLTFLSLVIILGGAVGYVATDNGFTLTAYSWAFAYLVTITTEMVYIKHIVTNLGLNTWGFVLYNNLLSLMVAPVFWVLTGEYADVFAALGSSSGADLLEPVAFSAVSLSCVFGLLISFFGFAARKAISATAFTVTGVVNKFLTVAINVLIWDKHATPFGLVCLLLTIVGGVFYQQSVTGGVGAAPNQRESKQTDSTNDIKTGMDEEEGISGKLSGV, via the coding sequence ATGGCTTTGATACGGTTGGAGGCGCCGAAGCAATACTACGCCACCAGCAGCTTGGTGATCGGCTATGCTCTCTGCTCCAGCCTGCTTGCTGTGATCAACAAATTCGCGATTACCAAATTTAATTACCCTGGTTTGCTCACTGCTCTTCAGTATTTAACTTCAGCTGCAGGTGTTTGGATTCTGGGTAAATTTGGGTTCTTGCACCACGATCCCTTCAATTTAGATACAGCCAAGAAGTTCCTGCCTGCAGCATTGGTTTTTTATCTGGCTATTTTCACCAATACGAATCTCCTTCGTCACGCCAATGTTGATACCTTTATTGTTTTCAGATCTTTGACTCCACTTCTTGTGGCGGTTGCCGACACAGCGTTTAGGAAACAGCCTTGCCCTTCTAAACTGACTTTCCTTTCACTGGTGATCATTTTGGGGGGCGCTGTTGGGTATGTGGCTACCGATAATGGGTTTACCCTGACTGCTTATTCTTGGGCTTTCGCCTATTTGGTGACTATCACCACAGAGATGGTTTACATCAAGCACATTGTGACTAATCTTGGGTTGAACACTTGGGGATTTGTGTTGTACAATAATCTTTTGTCGTTGATGGTGGCGCCCGTCTTTTGGGTTTTGACAGGGGAGTATGCTGATGTGTTTGCAGCTCTGGGATCCTCGAGCGGAGCGGATTTGCTTGAACCCGTTGCGTTTTCTGCAGTGTCTCTGTCTTGTGTGTTTGGGTTGCTCATTAGCTTTTTTGGCTTTGCAGCTAGAAAAGCGATATCTGCGACTGCATTTACAGTTACAGGGGTTGTGAACAAGTTTTTGACTGTTGCTATCAATGTGTTGATTTGGGATAAGCATGCCACTCCTTTTGGCTTAGTGTGTTTGCTTCTGACTATTGTTGGAGGGGTTTTCTATCAGCAGTCTGTCACCGGAGGAGTTGGGGCTGCTCCTAACCAGCGGGAGTCCAAGCAAACAGACAGTACGAACGATATCAAAACCGGTATGGACGAAGAAGAGGGAATTTCTGGTAAACTTTCTGGAGTATGA
- the LOC121795279 gene encoding protein DEHYDRATION-INDUCED 19 homolog 3-like isoform X1: MDSHSWAARLSSASKRYQSALQSRSGMKWDGFDAEILMGFEVIDMDDDIREEYPCPFCSDYFDIVGLCCHIDDDHPVEAKNGVCPVCAVRVGVDMVAHITLHHGNIFKMQRKRKSRKSGSHSTLSLLKRELREGNLQSLFGGSSCIVSSSIAAPDPLLSSFILPMVEDYESVPPHSSADSTITKKSTTGSISERNPPMSIKDHEEKSKRSDFVQGLLMSMIIS; encoded by the exons ATGGATTCTCATTCTTGGGCTGCTCGTTTGTCTTCTGCCTCCAAGCGCTATCAATCTGCTCTTCAATCTCGATCTG GAATGAAATGGGATGGCTTTGATGCAGAAATACTCATGGGCTTTGAGGTGATTGACATGGATGATGATATAAGAGAGGAATATCCATGCCCTTTCTGTTCGGACTATTTTGATATTGTGGGACTTTGCTGCCACATTGATGACGATCATCCTGTAGAAgccaagaatggg GTATGTCCAGTTTGTGCAGTGAGGGTGGGTGTTGATATGGTAGCTCATATAACTCTGCACCACGGGAATATTTTTAAG ATGCAGCGCAAGAGAAAATCACGAAAATCTGGTTCCCATTCTACTCTTTCCTTGTTGAAACGAGAGCTAAGAGAAGGGAACTTACAGTCCCTTTTTGGAGGATCTTCCTGCATAGTTTCTTCAAGCATTGCAGCCCCTGACCCGCTTTTGTCCTCATTTATTTTGCCAATGGTTGAAGATTATGAAAGCGTTCCACCACACTCTTCAGCTGATTCGACAATAACCAAAAAAAGCACAACTGGGAGCATTTCAGAGAG AAATCCTCCAATGTCGATCAAAGATCATGAGGAGAAATCGAAGAGAAGTGACTTTGTTCAAGGACTGCTGATGTCGATGATAATATCTTAG
- the LOC121795279 gene encoding protein DEHYDRATION-INDUCED 19 homolog 3-like isoform X2, which yields MDSHSWAARLSSASKRYQSALQSRSEILMGFEVIDMDDDIREEYPCPFCSDYFDIVGLCCHIDDDHPVEAKNGVCPVCAVRVGVDMVAHITLHHGNIFKMQRKRKSRKSGSHSTLSLLKRELREGNLQSLFGGSSCIVSSSIAAPDPLLSSFILPMVEDYESVPPHSSADSTITKKSTTGSISERNPPMSIKDHEEKSKRSDFVQGLLMSMIIS from the exons ATGGATTCTCATTCTTGGGCTGCTCGTTTGTCTTCTGCCTCCAAGCGCTATCAATCTGCTCTTCAATCTCGATCTG AAATACTCATGGGCTTTGAGGTGATTGACATGGATGATGATATAAGAGAGGAATATCCATGCCCTTTCTGTTCGGACTATTTTGATATTGTGGGACTTTGCTGCCACATTGATGACGATCATCCTGTAGAAgccaagaatggg GTATGTCCAGTTTGTGCAGTGAGGGTGGGTGTTGATATGGTAGCTCATATAACTCTGCACCACGGGAATATTTTTAAG ATGCAGCGCAAGAGAAAATCACGAAAATCTGGTTCCCATTCTACTCTTTCCTTGTTGAAACGAGAGCTAAGAGAAGGGAACTTACAGTCCCTTTTTGGAGGATCTTCCTGCATAGTTTCTTCAAGCATTGCAGCCCCTGACCCGCTTTTGTCCTCATTTATTTTGCCAATGGTTGAAGATTATGAAAGCGTTCCACCACACTCTTCAGCTGATTCGACAATAACCAAAAAAAGCACAACTGGGAGCATTTCAGAGAG AAATCCTCCAATGTCGATCAAAGATCATGAGGAGAAATCGAAGAGAAGTGACTTTGTTCAAGGACTGCTGATGTCGATGATAATATCTTAG